One genomic segment of Geothermobacter hydrogeniphilus includes these proteins:
- a CDS encoding MlaA family lipoprotein, whose amino-acid sequence MTTKMTRMLIGLMLLTLLALCGCSTAPKTGPDTQPPLRTLENTVGPNMKPAATISDPFEGFNRGAYRFNYYFDKYLFLPVISGYQFIMPDYAEDRVSNFFDNIYELDNFTNSVLQLKFKKAAITTERFFINTVFGIGGLWDVATHLGVHRQNEDFGQTMGHYGVGHGPYLVLPVFGPSNLRDATGIAVDGLVFDAIDPLNFENNDLDVPFYLLYAIDTRKRVDFRYYGSGNPFEYELIRFLYTKKRELEIAD is encoded by the coding sequence ATGACCACCAAGATGACCAGAATGCTGATTGGCCTGATGCTGCTCACCCTGCTGGCCCTCTGCGGCTGCAGCACGGCACCTAAAACCGGACCCGACACCCAGCCTCCGTTGCGTACCCTTGAAAATACCGTCGGCCCGAACATGAAACCGGCGGCCACGATCTCCGACCCGTTCGAAGGATTCAATCGCGGCGCCTACCGCTTCAACTATTACTTTGACAAGTATCTCTTTTTACCGGTGATCAGCGGCTACCAGTTCATCATGCCCGACTACGCCGAGGACCGCGTCTCCAACTTTTTCGACAACATCTATGAACTGGACAACTTCACCAACTCGGTGCTGCAGCTCAAATTCAAAAAGGCCGCCATCACCACCGAGCGCTTTTTTATCAACACCGTTTTCGGTATCGGCGGACTCTGGGATGTCGCCACGCACCTCGGCGTCCACCGCCAGAACGAGGATTTCGGCCAGACCATGGGACATTATGGCGTCGGCCACGGCCCCTACCTGGTGTTGCCGGTCTTCGGCCCCTCCAACCTGCGGGACGCGACCGGAATCGCTGTTGACGGCCTGGTTTTTGACGCCATCGACCCCCTCAACTTCGAAAACAACGACCTGGATGTGCCGTTTTACCTGCTCTATGCCATCGACACCCGCAAACGCGTCGATTTCCGCTACTACGGCAGCGGCAATCCGTTCGAGTATGAACTGATCCGCTTTCTGTACACCAAGAAGCGGGAACTCGAAATCGCCGATTAG
- a CDS encoding glycine/sarcosine/betaine reductase selenoprotein B family protein, which translates to MSSLQRLRNRLIARLITRFPHLAKGFIDNYRPWESEGEIPWTAVSKPLRDCRLALVTTAGVHHPDQTPFDMRDSDGDPSWRELTGETLPGAYRITHDYYDHSDAEKDLNIVLPLERLRELVDEKLLGSLNRRHFGFMGHIDGRHIPTLIEKSAREVAGKLCADEVDLVLLTPA; encoded by the coding sequence ATGAGCAGCCTGCAACGCCTGAGAAACCGCCTGATCGCTCGTCTGATAACCCGTTTTCCGCACCTGGCCAAGGGCTTCATCGACAACTACCGCCCCTGGGAAAGCGAAGGAGAAATTCCCTGGACAGCGGTCAGCAAACCGTTGCGTGATTGTCGGCTGGCGCTGGTCACCACCGCCGGCGTTCATCATCCCGACCAGACACCCTTTGACATGCGCGATTCCGACGGCGACCCGAGCTGGCGTGAGCTGACCGGCGAGACCCTGCCCGGCGCCTATCGCATCACTCACGACTACTATGATCACTCCGACGCCGAAAAGGATCTGAATATCGTCCTGCCCCTTGAACGGCTGCGGGAGCTGGTTGATGAAAAATTGCTCGGCAGCCTCAACCGGCGGCATTTCGGTTTCATGGGGCATATCGACGGTCGCCACATTCCGACCCTGATTGAAAAAAGCGCCCGCGAAGTCGCCGGAAAGCTCTGCGCCGATGAGGTCGACCTGGTCCTTTTAACCCCCGCCTGA
- a CDS encoding MlaD family protein — MKRADPKLIGAFVLGAIVLAVVGLVFFGKGGLFTQRQRYVLYFDRSVKGLSVGAPVNFRGVRIGSVADISVHVQPADFTFKIPVVIEVDSNRIEAIDSNGEVAPQGLSRFGGEDTLSRLIAKGLRGQLQLQSLITGQLFVQLDMYPQTKVVLSHYRNLYPEIPTIPSGLEELSRTFENLPIQEIADKLTSTLDGLQELVHNPDLADSLFKLNHGLDELRELVARGNAGFGPALQDFRSASTAVRHSADSVAKQVAGMAERSQQTLGKLDGTLDRATSTLSEAQAMLKKNSALGAELRRTLVELRRAARALRILSETLEEHPDMLLRGRGLEEKP, encoded by the coding sequence ATGAAACGTGCGGACCCGAAACTGATCGGCGCCTTCGTCCTCGGCGCCATTGTCCTGGCGGTTGTCGGCCTGGTCTTCTTCGGCAAGGGGGGACTCTTCACCCAGCGTCAACGCTACGTGCTCTACTTCGACCGCTCGGTCAAGGGACTCTCTGTCGGCGCGCCGGTCAACTTCCGCGGTGTCCGCATCGGCTCGGTGGCAGATATCAGCGTCCACGTTCAACCCGCCGACTTCACCTTTAAAATCCCGGTGGTGATCGAAGTCGACTCAAACCGCATTGAAGCCATCGACAGCAACGGTGAGGTCGCTCCGCAGGGGCTGTCGCGTTTCGGCGGCGAGGACACTCTTTCGCGGCTGATCGCCAAGGGTCTGCGCGGCCAGCTGCAGCTGCAGAGCCTGATCACCGGCCAGCTCTTTGTCCAGCTTGACATGTACCCGCAAACCAAAGTGGTCCTCTCCCATTACCGCAATCTCTATCCCGAGATTCCGACCATTCCATCAGGGCTCGAAGAATTGTCGCGAACCTTCGAGAACCTGCCGATTCAGGAAATTGCCGACAAACTGACCAGCACCCTCGACGGCCTGCAGGAGCTGGTCCACAACCCCGACCTGGCCGACAGCCTGTTCAAGCTCAATCACGGTCTGGATGAATTGCGTGAGCTGGTTGCCAGGGGCAACGCCGGCTTCGGCCCGGCCCTGCAGGACTTCAGAAGCGCGTCGACGGCGGTCCGTCACTCGGCCGACAGCGTGGCAAAACAGGTTGCCGGCATGGCGGAGCGCTCACAGCAGACTCTCGGCAAGCTGGACGGGACTCTCGATCGGGCCACCAGCACCCTCAGCGAGGCCCAGGCGATGCTGAAAAAAAATTCCGCCCTCGGAGCGGAGTTGCGGCGAACGCTGGTGGAACTGCGGCGCGCGGCACGGGCACTGCGGATTCTGAGTGAAACCCTGGAAGAGCACCCCGATATGCTGCTGCGCGGCAGAGGCCTGGAGGAGAAACCATGA
- a CDS encoding P-II family nitrogen regulator → MKEIRAYIKRHKLSEVTRALHKVPGLTGLTIVETKGVGVGWKKGGGKDGLVSYQPGLKLEILCCDALVEEVVALIERAAHTGLKGDGKIYVSTIDMAVRISTGERGGGAV, encoded by the coding sequence ATGAAAGAGATTCGTGCCTATATCAAACGTCACAAGTTGTCCGAAGTAACCCGGGCTCTGCACAAGGTGCCCGGCTTGACCGGCTTGACCATCGTCGAGACCAAGGGCGTCGGTGTCGGCTGGAAGAAAGGTGGCGGAAAAGATGGCCTGGTCAGTTACCAGCCGGGACTGAAGCTGGAAATCCTCTGCTGCGATGCCCTGGTTGAAGAGGTGGTCGCCCTGATTGAAAGGGCGGCCCATACCGGGCTCAAGGGAGATGGTAAAATCTATGTGAGTACCATCGACATGGCGGTTCGTATCAGTACCGGTGAGCGGGGCGGGGGGGCCGTTTAG
- a CDS encoding outer membrane lipoprotein-sorting protein: MKRYGILVLLLLWPALALAAPSADEIVARANKAAYYAGKDGQAEVKMTIYDAHGGTRRREFSILRLNVAGEDQKFYVYFKKPSDVRKMAFLVWKHVGGDDDRWLWLPALNLKKRIAPGDKRTSFVGSDFFYEDVSGRGLEEDVHQLVKETDDQWVIKNTPRDPDSVEFSWYQVWIDKATSLPVKAEYYDKEGRLYRRVSAEKIETIQGHPTVVEAVAEDLLAGTRTVNRFSKVKYDIGLKERLFTERFLRRPPREVTR; encoded by the coding sequence ATGAAACGTTACGGAATACTTGTTTTACTGCTGCTCTGGCCGGCGCTGGCGCTGGCCGCGCCGTCCGCCGACGAAATTGTCGCCCGTGCCAACAAGGCGGCTTACTATGCCGGAAAAGACGGTCAGGCCGAGGTCAAAATGACCATCTACGATGCCCACGGCGGCACCCGCCGGCGGGAATTCAGCATCCTGCGGCTCAATGTCGCCGGAGAGGATCAGAAATTCTACGTCTATTTCAAGAAACCGTCGGATGTGCGCAAGATGGCTTTCCTCGTCTGGAAGCACGTCGGCGGTGATGATGACCGCTGGCTCTGGCTGCCGGCGCTGAACCTTAAAAAACGGATTGCCCCGGGCGACAAGCGGACCAGCTTCGTCGGTTCCGACTTCTTCTACGAGGATGTCTCCGGACGCGGGCTGGAAGAGGATGTTCACCAACTGGTCAAGGAGACTGATGATCAGTGGGTGATCAAGAATACTCCCAGGGATCCGGACAGCGTCGAATTCTCCTGGTACCAGGTGTGGATCGACAAGGCGACCAGCCTGCCGGTCAAAGCGGAGTATTACGACAAGGAGGGCCGACTCTACCGCCGGGTCAGTGCCGAGAAGATCGAAACCATCCAGGGCCATCCGACGGTTGTCGAAGCGGTGGCTGAGGACCTGCTCGCCGGCACCCGCACCGTCAACCGTTTCAGTAAGGTGAAATATGATATCGGCCTGAAGGAAAGGCTTTTTACCGAACGCTTCCTGCGCCGTCCGCCCCGTGAGGTCACCCGGTGA
- a CDS encoding DUF3024 domain-containing protein yields MAGIDLIHRSAEKLLDNFCHHRVVRPERPRGRLTWERLKDGYQLVEQSFDGRRLRQDAIARFIYLPELRQWTLHQQTQDHWQFCTNVSPNLNLQKLLDFVDADPFGQFWR; encoded by the coding sequence ATGGCCGGAATAGACCTGATACACAGGAGTGCCGAAAAGCTGCTCGACAACTTTTGTCACCATCGGGTGGTGCGTCCGGAGAGACCGCGCGGGCGATTGACCTGGGAGCGGCTGAAGGACGGCTATCAGCTGGTCGAACAGTCTTTTGATGGTCGCAGGCTGCGGCAGGATGCCATCGCCCGTTTCATCTACCTGCCGGAGCTGCGCCAATGGACCCTGCATCAACAGACGCAGGATCACTGGCAGTTCTGTACCAACGTTTCCCCCAATCTCAACCTGCAGAAACTGCTCGACTTTGTCGATGCGGATCCCTTCGGCCAGTTCTGGCGGTAA
- a CDS encoding alpha/beta hydrolase produces the protein MNVLHLKFAAALIALCLWETPVFAVETTPYFFPYVSPYEATVMETPPAYQYQAPKDVPTSVFKVYPFPDRKIPDVFWYQDGLTCSLVYQKEEAPLIFIIAGTGARYNSPKMVALQRAFYQAGFHVLSITSPTYSEFVITASSNMMPGYLPADAKDLYRVMQLAWKKAQKKIRVSSFNLTGYSLGGIQSAFVSKLDEEQKVFNFKKVLLINPPLNLYSSVSRLDKMLLANVPGGIEHFGDFIDDALAKFSEASRAEGFVDLSGEYIYRIYRRYPPRQDFLASLIGFAFRVDSSSMIFAADVMNGGGYVVPKGVRLNSSTSLTPYSQVLFRTGFTDYFHEYFFPYWQKRHPELSEQQLIDKLSLTAIAPYLRSARKIGLLGNEDDIILAPGEIEKMVDIFGNRAQIYPTGGHCGNMNHPDVVRYMIDFFRKEG, from the coding sequence ATGAACGTCCTGCATCTGAAATTTGCCGCCGCTCTGATCGCTCTCTGCCTGTGGGAAACTCCGGTTTTCGCTGTCGAAACCACCCCTTATTTCTTCCCCTATGTCAGCCCCTATGAAGCCACGGTCATGGAGACCCCGCCGGCCTACCAGTACCAGGCCCCGAAGGACGTTCCGACCAGTGTCTTCAAGGTTTATCCCTTTCCCGACCGCAAGATTCCCGATGTCTTCTGGTACCAGGACGGGCTGACCTGTTCCCTGGTTTACCAGAAAGAAGAAGCGCCGCTGATCTTCATCATCGCCGGAACCGGCGCCCGTTACAATTCACCGAAAATGGTCGCCCTGCAGCGAGCCTTCTACCAGGCTGGTTTTCACGTCTTGTCAATCACCTCGCCGACCTATTCGGAATTCGTCATCACCGCTTCGTCGAACATGATGCCCGGCTACCTGCCGGCTGACGCCAAGGATCTCTACCGGGTGATGCAGCTGGCCTGGAAGAAGGCGCAGAAGAAGATCAGGGTGTCGTCCTTCAATCTCACCGGTTACAGTCTCGGCGGCATCCAGTCCGCCTTCGTCTCAAAGCTGGACGAGGAACAGAAGGTCTTCAATTTCAAAAAGGTACTGCTGATCAACCCGCCTCTCAATCTCTACAGCTCGGTTTCCCGCCTGGACAAGATGCTGCTGGCCAATGTCCCCGGCGGGATCGAACATTTCGGCGACTTCATTGACGATGCCCTGGCCAAGTTTTCGGAAGCCAGCCGCGCGGAAGGGTTCGTCGACCTGAGCGGCGAATACATCTACCGGATCTATCGTCGCTATCCACCCCGCCAGGATTTTCTCGCCAGCCTGATCGGCTTTGCCTTCAGGGTTGATTCATCAAGCATGATCTTCGCTGCCGATGTCATGAACGGCGGCGGCTACGTGGTGCCGAAAGGGGTCAGACTGAACAGCAGCACCTCGCTGACCCCCTACAGCCAGGTCCTGTTCCGCACCGGCTTCACCGATTACTTCCACGAATACTTCTTCCCCTACTGGCAGAAGCGACATCCGGAGTTGAGTGAACAGCAACTGATCGACAAGCTGTCACTGACGGCAATCGCCCCCTACCTGAGAAGCGCCCGCAAAATCGGGCTGCTGGGAAACGAAGATGACATCATCCTGGCGCCCGGCGAGATCGAAAAGATGGTCGATATTTTCGGCAACCGGGCGCAGATCTATCCGACCGGTGGTCACTGCGGCAATATGAATCACCCCGACGTGGTGCGCTATATGATCGATTTCTTCAGGAAGGAGGGCTGA
- a CDS encoding ABC transporter ATP-binding protein, translated as METSPQISVSGLTMAYGDRVIQQDLTFTVRRGEIFVIMGGSGCGKSTLLRHLIGLKKPRSGTICYNGLDFWQQSPSRKRHIMRNWGILYQGGALWSSMTLAENIAVPLKEYTDLSAGQIRDVIDLKLALVGLAGFQNYYPSELSGGMRKRAGLARAMALDPEILFCDEPTSGLDPVSARRLDQLILELRDSLGATVVVVSHDLASIYTIAGNGLFLDGETGTMLATGTPQQMLDAGNLKVGEFLTRGRDIEPLS; from the coding sequence ATGGAGACCTCGCCACAGATTTCGGTATCCGGACTGACCATGGCCTATGGCGATCGGGTGATCCAGCAGGATCTCACTTTTACCGTGCGCCGCGGCGAGATCTTTGTCATCATGGGCGGCAGCGGCTGCGGCAAAAGCACTCTGTTGCGGCACCTGATCGGCCTGAAGAAACCCCGGAGCGGAACCATCTGCTACAACGGGCTGGACTTCTGGCAGCAGAGCCCTTCCCGGAAACGACACATCATGCGCAACTGGGGTATCCTTTACCAGGGAGGAGCCTTGTGGAGTTCGATGACCCTGGCGGAAAATATCGCCGTGCCGCTGAAGGAATACACGGACCTCAGCGCCGGGCAGATACGCGACGTGATTGACCTCAAACTGGCCCTGGTCGGGCTGGCGGGGTTCCAGAACTATTATCCGTCGGAACTGAGCGGCGGCATGCGGAAGCGGGCGGGACTGGCCCGGGCGATGGCGCTCGATCCGGAAATCCTTTTCTGCGACGAACCGACCTCGGGACTCGATCCGGTCAGCGCCCGCCGGCTCGACCAATTGATTCTTGAACTGCGGGACAGCCTCGGGGCAACGGTGGTGGTGGTCAGCCACGACCTGGCCAGCATCTACACCATTGCCGGCAACGGGCTCTTCCTCGACGGTGAAACCGGAACCATGCTGGCGACCGGCACCCCACAGCAGATGCTTGACGCGGGCAATCTCAAGGTCGGGGAATTTCTTACGCGTGGCAGAGACATCGAACCTCTATCATGA
- a CDS encoding MlaE family ABC transporter permease: MSQPPNYQLFDQQPLRLRLQGDWRFVDGIPAIEELFSRLEGLADGQCLKLEGETLGQWDSGLLTFLLKLLQWARDHSICVDCSDLPEGVCRLLHLAGAVPPQPGRRRRRRSDPILTRIGNVTLELHQTWQDALRFIGESVLCSGNLLRGRPRFRFKDLLELLEDCGAQALPIVTLISLLVGMILAFVGAVQLRMFGADIFVADLVGLGMAREMAPMMTAVIMAGRTGAAFAAQLGTMQVNEEIDALITMGIPPMDFLVAPRMLALMTMLPLLCIYSMFMGILGGGLVSAAMLDINLTPFFLRIQENVGLQHFVIGVVKAAVFGVIVALSGCLRGLQCGRSAQAVGQAATSAVVTGIVLVVVADAVITILCQVLGV, from the coding sequence ATGAGCCAGCCCCCCAACTACCAGCTTTTCGACCAGCAACCGCTGCGACTGCGTCTGCAGGGCGACTGGCGCTTTGTTGACGGCATCCCGGCCATCGAGGAGCTGTTTTCCCGGCTCGAAGGGCTGGCCGACGGTCAGTGCCTGAAGCTGGAAGGCGAGACCTTGGGACAATGGGACTCAGGGCTACTGACCTTTCTGCTCAAACTGCTCCAATGGGCTCGGGACCATTCCATCTGTGTTGATTGCAGCGACCTTCCTGAAGGCGTCTGCCGGCTACTGCACCTGGCCGGAGCTGTCCCCCCCCAACCGGGTCGCCGCCGCCGCAGGCGTTCCGACCCGATCCTGACCCGGATCGGCAATGTGACCCTGGAACTTCATCAGACCTGGCAGGACGCCTTGCGCTTTATCGGCGAATCGGTCCTCTGCTCCGGTAACCTGTTGCGCGGTCGGCCACGCTTCCGCTTCAAGGATCTGCTCGAACTGCTTGAAGACTGCGGCGCCCAGGCGCTGCCGATCGTCACCCTGATCAGCCTGCTGGTGGGGATGATTCTCGCTTTTGTCGGTGCCGTCCAACTGCGCATGTTCGGTGCCGACATCTTCGTTGCCGACCTGGTCGGTCTCGGCATGGCGCGGGAGATGGCCCCGATGATGACCGCGGTGATCATGGCCGGCCGCACCGGTGCCGCCTTCGCCGCCCAGCTCGGCACCATGCAGGTCAACGAAGAAATCGACGCGCTGATAACCATGGGCATCCCGCCGATGGATTTCCTGGTCGCACCACGGATGCTGGCGCTGATGACCATGCTGCCGCTGCTCTGCATCTACAGTATGTTCATGGGCATTCTCGGCGGCGGGCTGGTCAGCGCGGCGATGCTCGATATCAACCTGACCCCCTTCTTCCTGCGTATTCAGGAAAATGTCGGCCTGCAGCACTTTGTCATCGGCGTGGTCAAAGCGGCGGTCTTCGGCGTCATCGTCGCCCTCTCCGGCTGCCTGCGCGGTCTGCAATGCGGTCGCAGCGCCCAGGCGGTCGGCCAGGCGGCGACTTCCGCGGTAGTGACCGGCATCGTCCTGGTGGTGGTCGCCGATGCGGTGATCACCATCCTCTGCCAGGTGCTGGGGGTCTGA
- a CDS encoding PqiC family protein encodes MRPLLFLLLLGLAGCVNVGQGTSPSRHYLIPSLADQVPQVPEPDAGAASLTIGPVTLPGYLDRPQLVRRNGDRIEPAPFDRWGGPLGEQLGRVVAENLERLTPRFLLVGNGNYRLTLNLQRLDAEARRIRLSLHWQLENRKGEQLARGRFDADDTLTDTSAEALVKGYGKLLEKFSRELARQLVGLAL; translated from the coding sequence ATGAGACCATTGCTGTTCCTGCTGCTGCTCGGGCTGGCCGGCTGTGTCAATGTCGGGCAGGGGACTTCGCCCAGTCGCCACTACCTGATCCCCTCGCTTGCGGACCAGGTCCCGCAGGTGCCCGAACCAGATGCCGGTGCCGCCTCACTGACCATCGGCCCGGTAACCCTGCCGGGCTACCTCGACCGCCCGCAGCTGGTACGACGCAACGGTGACCGCATCGAACCAGCCCCCTTCGACCGCTGGGGAGGACCCCTCGGCGAGCAGCTCGGGCGGGTGGTCGCCGAAAACCTCGAACGCCTGACGCCCCGTTTCCTCCTCGTCGGCAATGGCAACTACCGGCTGACCCTCAACCTGCAACGTCTCGACGCGGAAGCTCGCCGGATACGCCTCTCCCTGCACTGGCAACTTGAAAACCGCAAGGGGGAACAGCTCGCCCGGGGACGCTTCGATGCCGACGACACCCTGACCGACACCTCGGCCGAGGCGCTGGTCAAGGGCTACGGGAAACTGCTGGAGAAATTCAGCCGGGAACTGGCGCGGCAACTGGTAGGTCTGGCTCTCTGA
- a CDS encoding efflux RND transporter permease subunit, whose amino-acid sequence MKLWLTGFSMKYPRLVLLLVLAVTVVFGWQFPKVKFDNDPENMLDAHEAVRVFHHQVKEKFSLYDFVIVGVSNEQDADGIFNVGTLDRIDRLTKQLLSLHRTADGAVAVRNPDGSDRILDLTPKSGWQRGLNVAFQHDPNRLFTADGKSALIGRELISPSVVDNLKQAEFGSLKLEYLMEHPPTTRAEALQIRDDAMGNPLYKGTLVAEDGKAICLYLPIRDKTFSYNVANLVRALTADWPESDQVHITGLPVAEDTFGVEMLVQMATSAPLAMLAIFLLLWIFFRRVRIIIAPLMVAMVSVIWAMGLLIGLGYDVHIMSSMIAIFLMPIAVADSVHMLSEFYDTYHLYGDKRETMRQVVGHLFMPMLYTSLTTIAGFASLATTPIPPVQIFGLHVAFGVAVAWLLTMTLVPAYSMVFISEKSLQKLQLQRDAGKPSGLNRLLEGFGRFSYTRWKLILGVTMVVMVISVVGISRIQVNDNPVKWFTADHEIRKADAVLNRHFGGTYTAYLTLEPGAETAPTAADLQQALIEAAPRRLPEQWRNEIKAFTAALNDLPAGPDAAAFVEEARGLAKSYDQRLLGDWRALADNIVYLDPAGLNLKTLARRLSALPAGQAALGRQLLDRLQGTGAVGDALIDAALAIIDQRQDRGFVALVDQQYAALTAPLFKRPAMLRWVERLQQALAQDPVVGKSSSAVDALKKASYELQYRADRSAAENQKRFAVPDTVSAVAQVFTQLEGMKKKDTLFHLVTRDYQEANLWVQLKSGDNKYMEQVVRDVDAFVVANPPPFPVKHAWAGLTYLNVVWQDKMVRGMLWSLGSSFVVVLLMMVVLFRSPLFGILAMLPLTVTIAFIYGLIGLVGKDYDMPVAVLSAMTLGLSVDFAIHFLERARQLQRKLGSWQAAAIEMFKEPAVAISRNALTISIGFTPLLVAPLVPYRTVGFFLATIMAVSWLATLFLLPALLTLFRRKAFGETDEQSLEEKG is encoded by the coding sequence ATGAAGCTCTGGTTGACCGGATTCAGTATGAAATACCCCCGCCTGGTGCTGCTGCTGGTGCTGGCGGTGACCGTCGTTTTCGGCTGGCAGTTTCCCAAGGTCAAGTTCGACAACGACCCGGAGAACATGCTTGATGCTCACGAGGCGGTGCGGGTTTTTCATCACCAGGTGAAGGAAAAGTTCAGTCTCTACGATTTCGTCATTGTCGGTGTCAGCAATGAACAGGATGCCGATGGTATTTTCAATGTCGGCACTCTTGATCGCATCGATCGCCTGACCAAACAGCTGCTCAGCCTGCATCGTACCGCCGACGGCGCGGTGGCGGTGCGCAACCCCGACGGTAGCGACCGGATTCTCGATCTGACCCCGAAAAGCGGCTGGCAGCGCGGTCTGAATGTCGCTTTCCAGCATGACCCCAACCGTCTTTTTACCGCCGACGGGAAAAGTGCGCTGATCGGCCGCGAGCTGATCAGCCCGAGCGTGGTGGACAATCTCAAGCAGGCCGAGTTCGGCTCCCTCAAGCTTGAGTACCTGATGGAACATCCGCCCACCACCAGGGCGGAAGCCCTGCAGATCCGTGATGACGCGATGGGCAACCCCCTCTACAAGGGAACCCTGGTGGCCGAAGACGGCAAGGCGATCTGCCTCTACCTGCCGATTCGTGACAAGACCTTCAGCTACAATGTCGCCAACCTGGTGCGGGCGCTGACCGCCGACTGGCCGGAGAGTGACCAGGTTCACATTACCGGACTGCCGGTGGCTGAAGACACCTTCGGGGTCGAGATGCTGGTGCAGATGGCGACCTCGGCACCGCTGGCGATGCTGGCGATTTTCCTGCTGCTGTGGATCTTCTTCCGCCGGGTACGGATCATCATCGCTCCGCTGATGGTGGCGATGGTCAGCGTCATCTGGGCGATGGGCCTGCTGATCGGTCTCGGCTATGACGTGCATATCATGAGTTCGATGATCGCCATCTTCCTGATGCCGATCGCGGTCGCCGACTCGGTACACATGCTGAGCGAATTCTACGATACCTATCACCTCTACGGGGACAAGCGGGAAACCATGCGCCAGGTGGTCGGCCATCTCTTCATGCCGATGCTCTACACCTCCCTGACCACCATCGCCGGGTTTGCGTCGCTGGCGACCACGCCGATTCCGCCGGTGCAGATTTTCGGTCTGCATGTCGCTTTCGGTGTGGCGGTCGCCTGGTTGCTGACGATGACCCTGGTGCCGGCCTACAGCATGGTCTTCATCTCTGAAAAGTCGTTGCAGAAGCTGCAGTTGCAGCGTGACGCGGGCAAGCCTTCCGGCCTCAATCGATTGCTTGAAGGCTTCGGGAGATTCAGCTATACCCGCTGGAAGCTGATTCTCGGTGTGACCATGGTGGTGATGGTGATTTCGGTGGTCGGTATCAGCCGCATCCAGGTCAACGACAACCCGGTGAAATGGTTCACCGCCGATCATGAAATCCGCAAGGCGGACGCAGTGCTGAATCGTCATTTCGGGGGTACCTATACCGCCTACCTGACCCTGGAGCCGGGGGCTGAGACGGCTCCGACAGCTGCCGATCTGCAGCAGGCGCTGATTGAGGCCGCCCCTCGCCGACTGCCGGAGCAGTGGCGCAACGAAATCAAGGCTTTCACTGCCGCCCTGAACGACCTGCCGGCGGGGCCGGATGCCGCCGCTTTCGTCGAAGAGGCCAGGGGGCTGGCGAAAAGCTATGACCAGCGGCTGCTGGGTGACTGGCGAGCGCTGGCCGATAACATCGTCTACCTCGATCCGGCCGGACTGAACCTGAAAACCCTCGCCCGCCGACTGTCGGCCCTGCCGGCCGGACAGGCCGCTCTCGGCAGGCAGCTGCTGGACAGACTGCAGGGAACCGGGGCGGTCGGGGACGCGTTGATCGACGCGGCGCTGGCCATCATCGACCAGCGGCAGGACCGTGGTTTTGTCGCCCTGGTCGACCAGCAGTACGCCGCCCTGACGGCGCCGCTGTTCAAGCGTCCGGCGATGCTGCGCTGGGTTGAGAGACTGCAGCAGGCCCTGGCGCAGGATCCGGTGGTCGGCAAAAGTTCTTCGGCGGTGGATGCGCTGAAGAAGGCGTCCTACGAGCTGCAGTACCGGGCCGACCGGTCCGCGGCGGAGAACCAAAAGCGTTTTGCCGTTCCCGATACCGTCTCCGCCGTTGCCCAGGTTTTCACCCAGCTGGAGGGGATGAAGAAAAAGGATACGCTCTTTCACCTGGTGACCCGCGATTATCAGGAGGCGAATCTGTGGGTGCAGCTGAAAAGCGGAGACAACAAGTACATGGAACAGGTGGTCAGGGATGTCGACGCCTTCGTCGTCGCCAACCCGCCGCCTTTCCCGGTTAAGCACGCCTGGGCCGGATTGACCTATCTTAATGTTGTCTGGCAGGATAAGATGGTTCGCGGCATGCTCTGGTCGCTGGGCAGTTCCTTCGTGGTGGTGCTGCTGATGATGGTGGTGCTGTTCCGCTCGCCGCTGTTCGGCATTCTTGCCATGCTGCCGTTGACGGTGACCATCGCTTTCATCTACGGCCTGATCGGTCTGGTCGGCAAGGACTACGACATGCCGGTCGCGGTCCTCTCGGCCATGACCCTCGGCCTGTCGGTTGATTTCGCCATCCATTTCCTGGAACGCGCCCGGCAGCTGCAGCGTAAACTCGGCAGCTGGCAGGCGGCCGCCATTGAAATGTTCAAGGAGCCGGCGGTGGCCATCAGCCGCAATGCCCTGACCATTTCCATCGGCTTTACTCCGCTGCTGGTCGCGCCTCTGGTCCCCTACCGGACCGTCGGCTTCTTTCTGGCGACCATCATGGCGGTTTCCTGGCTGGCCACCCTGTTTCTGCTGCCGGCCCTGCTGACCCTGTTCCGCCGCAAGGCCTTTGGTGAAACAGATGAGCAGAGCCTTGAGGAGAAAGGATAA
- a CDS encoding YgaP family membrane protein, which yields MTVNRYLRLIAGFFVMLSVALSQLHSPNWLYFTAFVGLNLFQSAFTNWCPMITILRKLGVQDG from the coding sequence ATGACCGTCAATCGTTATCTGCGCCTGATCGCCGGCTTTTTCGTCATGCTCAGTGTTGCTCTCAGCCAGCTGCACAGCCCCAACTGGCTCTATTTCACCGCCTTCGTCGGGCTCAACCTGTTCCAGAGCGCCTTCACCAACTGGTGTCCGATGATTACCATCCTGCGCAAGCTGGGAGTGCAGGACGGCTGA